CGGATCATCACCAAAGGAGTGCGAAGAAGTTATCAATGAAAGAGTGCAAATAGGTCGTCACCGAAAAGGTGAAAAGTGTCGTCACCAAAGAGGTGTGAATGGATCATCACCTTAGGTGTACGAACATGTCTTGCCTAAAGAGGTGCGAATAGTTCATCACCAAAAGGGTGCGAACATGTTTTGGCCAAAGAGGTGCGAACAGTGTCCAAAGGGGCACAAACGTGTCGTGTCCGAAGTAGCGCAAATGTGTTGTGTCCAAGAGGTGCGAACGTTTTGTGAACAAACAAGTGTGAATGTATCATCACCGAAGTGGTGCAAAATGTTGTCACTGAAAGTGTGAGAACGAATCATCACTGAAGAGGTGTGAACATCACTTTACCGAAAGGGTTTATATATAACATTATGGAAAGTGTGTTAAAGTAAAGTTACCAAAAATGGACAAACATAATGTCACTGAAAGTCAAACATAATGTCACTGAAAGAGTGCAAACATGAAGGGTGCAAACATAATGTCCAAATTTATAATTCACATTCATTTAGATTACCAACCCAAATATATATATATATATATATATATATATATGATTAGTAATTTTAAATTGCATCGTTTCCCCCGCGGGGGTCTTCATCCTAGTTCTTCTAATTCAAAATTAAGGATATCCAGATTCAATCAATAAAAGTTCGTCATTATTGGACTATATATATTTTTAAAACATGCAAAATGAAGATAGGAAATCAAATGAAACATAAAAATAGTTTCTATAAGATAAAAGTACATGAACAGAAACGAGTTTGTTTGCGTTCGCATAAGACATACAAACAGACTTATTCTCCAAAGCCCTACAATGGCTAAATCCCTTTTCCAATATCTCACTATCAAAAACAAAACAAAAAAAAACCTTAAAACCACAAAACAAAAGAAAAACATATAACCTCTAGTACAATCTGCCTCAAAACACAAACCTTAGACATAACCCCCAAGAACAAGAACCATTACAAGACAATAAAGAAAACTCAGGAAGAAGGATCATCCTCTTCATTTCTTTGTTTTGAACTCTTCTTATGTATAACAGCCTCGCCAGAGTCTGATACAGTTTCCACTATCCCTCACTGAAAGAAAAAAAACAAAAATAGAAAAAAAAAAAAACAAAGCCTAGGAGGAGGACCAATGAATTTAGAAAACCAAACCATAATCTTTGTCATTCTCTGGTTAACTCTAGCTGATGGTGTGATCAAGTTTAGTCCCTCATAGGCCTTTGTATCAAGGGAGAAGATTATCTAAATGATTCGCCAAAAGACACAGATCCTTCACCGTGATGGCTCGCCTACAATATCGTGGTAAAACAAAAACTAAGTAGCAATTCCTGCAACACAAAGGCGAAGAAAAAGGGAGATATAACTTAGACTTCCCAGAGACTATGTTGTGAGCAAAGCATAAGATTAAACTATGTTCCTAGCTTCATGACAACATTTCTAAAACACTAAAAGAAGCTTTCTTCATGTACTATTAGTTCAAGATCCTAAGATAGTGTGATTTGGAACCTATCTAGGCTTTCTATTAGGAACCTATACAGTAATATTCTATTCCTTTACTTATCAGCTAGCTCATGGCATTCTTTAAGCATAGAATCACTAGGAACTAAGATTACCTCTGTTTGATTGCCTCTTGTAACTGCCAACATAACCTGGAGATGAACTTCTAGCTGACACATCCGAAGAAGGACCTCCTCCTCCTCCTCCAATCCCATAGCTGAAAGAAGCAGGCCCTTCTGTCTCAGGAGCTGATGATCTCCACGTGGGATCACTATAGACTGCACCATTCCCATAAAACTCAGCAAGTCCTGCTCCATCATAACCAGCGTTGTTGGCTACAGAGGCAGAAGAGAATGAAGATGACGGTGCCGCCTTGCTAGGCCCTATGTTCCTTGTTCCCAACCCAAAACCAGATTCACCGTTTCCTCCATAACCAAACTTCACACTCTCGTTGCCAACACCATTGTTTCCTCCTCCTCCTCCAGGAGCACCCCAGTTTCCAAACGGACCGCTTAGTGTGTTGTTCCCACTTGTTGATCCTCCCATGTATGTATTGGAGTTTGAGTTAAGACCACCGTTGTTTCCCCATAGGTTCCGTGTAACCGAACTGAAGAAAGACGAGTTCCCTCCTCCTCCTCCATTGCCTCCTTCATAACCACCCCCAGGACCAAACCGGTTTGCATTACCAATATAGTAAGGACTCATTCCTCTTCCATAGTCTACGTTTCCGTTAAAACTATTACCTCCAGTGAACCCTGTGGGCAACCCTTGGTCAAAGTTCACATTCATCCCATAACCAGAACCAAAATTAGCAAACCCGGTTCTCCCAGCACCAACCGGACTAAACCGACCATCCATTCTAAGCCCATAGCCTCCAACCGCACCTGGACTAAACCCTTGAGCATACCCATTCAAGAGGTTATTAACTCTACTAACCCCATAGCTGTAACCAGCACCGAGAGGGCTGCGAGCTGGACTAGGAGACAACTCCTTCGGAACAGCTCGCTTAACTTCAACCATCTTACCGTTAAGCTCATGGAACGTCTTGAGCAGTACTTTCTCAACGGCCTCCTCCGAGTCATAAGTTATGAATCCAAAGCCTCTAGGCCTTTGTGTGTTGTGGTCGTACATAACAACCACGTCGGTAGGTGTCCCGAACTGCTCGAAATAGGTCTTGAAATCGCTTTCTGTGACGGATGAAGGTAACCCTCCAACGAATATCTTCCTTGTTCGAGCTCCTGGACCGCCTGGTGATCCTTGGATGCTGCTGCTGTTGCTCCTAACTGTGTTCTGGTCATCTCTAGGAACAGCCTTCTTCGCTTCCACCTGCATAAAAAGATCAACAAATTAAAAATGTAACTATTTGATGGTAGAGCCGGTCCTAAAATTTTGGAGGCTATAGACAATTTGGTAAATATTTTAAATAAATTATAATTTGTTTTATAAATTTTAGTATCGTATTTTTTTCTAAAATTATGGGGGTCATTAGGCTAATGTTTCACTAGTCTATGCTCAGTACCGGTCCCTGATGGTTAATGGGAACAGAATGTGATATTTTTACTAACTAGGAGGTTCGAGGCCGACCCCGTAACCGAAAACCACAACATATAATATTAGTTTTGTTTCGGTTCCAGCGGTTACTTCAAACAGACACCTATGACACAATGGGTTAGGGTCTTGTGGAGCTAATGACCTATGGTTTTAATGGGAGGCTTGATTGCATAAAGAAGCTTAGAAAACAAGTTACATTGTACAGAATCACATCATATACGAAAGAAACATTACCAGTCTCCCATCAATACTGTGTTTTTCGGTTATAACAATCTCTGCAACAGCTGGATCAGCGAAGACTACAAAGCCGAAGCCACGTGCACGGCCCGTGGTACGGTCTTTCAAGATCACAGCTTCGATCACTTCTCCAAAGCTGCTGAAATACTCCTTGAGACGTTCCTCATTGGTGTCCCACGATATCCCGCCGATGAACAGCTTCCCATTGTCGGATTGCATTTTTTTTTGCTCTGCAGCAGCAAAAGAAAAGAACCAAACTTTCAGAAACCGAACACAAAGTTGTCAGGTCAAAACACAATCGATATTCTAGAAAATCTGATCAGTCGATTAAGGAACAACAGATCTTTCATGAACCAAAACTAAAAGAGAGTTTTGATCAAAAAAGGAAACGGATTTACAATCAAATCTCAGATCAAATAATCATAAAACAAGATGATAACGAAAACCCACCAATCAGATTAGATTAGAGAAAAAAACCCAGATGCGGAATCTCGTCAAGATCTGAGGAAAGGCACGGTTTTTGAATTATCTGTTTTTTTTTAGTTCAATCCGATTTAACTCAATTTCAATGGCGTCAATAAGAACATACTGACGACGCGCGGGGACGCGCTCTAGAGAGAGAGGGAGGAGGAGAGATGTAGAGGAAGAGAAAGACGAAGGCTTTCGAGCTTTCGATTGCAAGAAGAAGAAGATATGTCTGTATATATACATGATAAGGGAAGTTTTTTTACATTACAAGCTCATGTGCGTTTGTAATAAGGAAATTGCGGAGTTTTGTTTTTTTTTTTTTTTTCCTTACACGCTACCCTTTTTTTACAGTTGTTTACCAAAAAGAAAAGAAATTGGAATATTTAGTGCCATTAAGACTAAACTAAAGAGCTACTGAATAAAAGATGTTTGTTAGGTTGGTGGTTGTGTATGGGTTTATTTTAATTGGTTATCTGTGTTTGAATTGGTATTTTAACGTTTAAATTTATAAATCTAGTTAAAAAAAAAATAGTTTTGCTACACAATTTTAGTACCATAGTTAAATCAAAATATTACAATATTGTAAATTTATGTTTCATAGATATTATAAAAAAATCTGACTTTTAAAAGATATCGAACGAATGTTTGAAAAAAATTTCACGACGGTTACAATTAAAGTTTTAAGCGTTATTCAACAACTTATACGGTTGAGAGCTAATGCTTTTACTGATAATTTTTTATTGGTTTATAGGTGGATTCAAAAGTAAATAAATTATTATAATATAAAATTGTATAACTGTTAAGAGTATCAAAATGAAATTATTATAATAAAAATGTAGATAACTATTTCAATTCACCTAATCACAAAAAAAAATATTAATAAAAATAAATAATTTTAAGACAAATATATTTCACCTTAAGGCCAAGCCTAAGTTTATTGGGCTTAAGCTCACAATACAAAAGCTGAAAAAACATTGTTTCCCTCCAAGAAGTAAAAAAAATTCAAAAACCTTATCTTTTGACTTTGACAAATCTTCTCCTACAATTCTCTTCCTTCTTCAACCTCTGACTCTCTGTTATATATCTCATCGACAAGTTACTCATCATCCCTACCTATAAGTTATAACCCACAAGCAAGTTTAACCCTTTCGTCCCCACCCACTCACTATCTTCTCTTCCATGGCTACCCTCGACAGTGACATCTCCAGAGATGTTATCTCCGACCAAGAACATCACGGGTCCGGTGCGATTCATGTCATCATGGGTCCTATGTTTTCCGGGAAATCGACCTCTCTCCTCCGCCGAATCAAGTCGGAGATCAACACCGGAAGGTAAAACCTTTCACCATCTCCAACTGATTCAGCGATCTCGTTTCTAAAGCTCTTACCTTTTGGTTATGTAGAAGTGTTGCGATGGTGAAGTCGAGTAAAGATACGAGATACGCCAAAGATTCGGTGGTGACGCACGATGGAATCGGATTCCCTTGCTGGGCTCTTCCGGATCTTATGTCGTTTCCAGAGATATTCGGACATGATGCTTATGCCAAGGTAAAAGTCTTTGGTTTGGTCTTATTGCGAAAGGATCTATGTTAGAGACGATGAAGAAGATGAAATGTGAATGAAACAGAGTAACTAAGCTAAAGCAATATACAACTCCGGTTAACTCTAATAATCTAGTATATTGAAAATTTTGTGTTTTTTTTCTTCTCTTGAAATGATTGTCAGCTTGATGTGATTGGTATTGACGAGGCTCAGTTCTTTGGAGACCTTTATGAGTTTTGCTGCAAAGTCGCTGATGATGATGGCAAAACTGTGATTGTTGCGGGCCTTGATGGTGACTATTTAAGGTGCTTGATTCTATGGTTTTGACATTTTCAGATTTGAATAATTTTTGTTTGACTGTAACTTGAATGTGTTTTTTTTTTTTTCTGGCGATAAAATGCAGAAGGAGCTTTGGTGCTGTTCTTGACATTATACCTTTGGTTGATTCTGTGACGAAGCTAACTGCAAGGTGTGAGGTTTGTGGACAGAAAGCTTTCTTCACTTTAAGAAAGACTTGTGACACGAGAACCGAGCTGATTGGCGGAGCTGATGTCTATATGCCTGTTTGTCGCAATCATTACGTTAATAATAATCAAGTTGTCATCAAAGCATCAAAGGAAGTCTTGGATTCTGCCAAGGAAAGAAGTGAATCTTGCGTGGAGACAGTTGCTGCTATGATATAACCATAATTGCTATGGAACCAGTAACATTATAGTCATGTTTGATAGTGAATTCTGTTTTTTTTCTTCTGTATGCTTTTGTTTTACTTGTCTAGGTTTATCCTCACTTGTGATGTTTCATGTATGTAACTTATATGCTAGATGAATTCTTTATAGCGAATGAGTTCTGATCTATGTTTGTTTCATGCATTGCATTCTACTGGCTTTTGTTAGCACCTTTTCTCATCCTATGCATGCTTTCATAGCTTTACTGACTACGCAAAGCAAATCTATTAGCATAGCATGGTACATACAACCTATTACTTGGTGTAAATTTTTCCCACTGCTTCTCATCAGCCATTTGGCAAGCGTGTCTCACTCGGTCAAGGCCACTTTCCACTGATGTCCACAAGACTGCCTATTTCATAATGATAAACTAACATCAAGCAACTCCAAGCTCTTGAGGAGAATTCAAAAGCTGCAGAGAGAACAATCTTGAGGATGACAAACTAACTATTAAGAACGTTGAATTACACACAAAAGAGTACTTATATTAAGAGAGTAAACCCAAAACTCAGAATGAGGATATTGTGATAATGTTGTAATATTGAAGTAGGGTAAGCGATTACAGCCTGGGAGTATAAAATGAGCTACTAAGAAAAAAAGAGAAGCTGTGGAAATTAAAATTACAAATGCGAGGAGAGATAGTATTCCATTTGAAAAGAGTCAACATAACTTGGCACACAAGCAGCTTATCTAGTACAAGAAGAAGTACCTTTGTTGCCACAAGTATTCAACATCATATAACATTTGCACAATCAAGGCGACCTTGAACCAGAGGTGAGCCTATCTTTCCCGAACCTAGAAGCACTTCTCACACTCTTAGGAGTCACACCACCAGGACTCGCTCCACGATAACTCGCACGAAGGCTCTCATCAACGGTAGAAGACGATTTCCCTATCGCCCGTCTGTAAAACTTCTGAGCAGCCGGCGAAAGCGTCCTAACATTCGGACTCGCACTCCCACTCCGATGATGAGGAGACGGCAACGGAGGCTTCTTAAACATACTGTTCGACCTCTCTCTCAGCTTCCTCGACGCGTCCCTCGACAAAGAATGAGCCGTCACATCTCTCGCAGGCGCAGATGGAATATTATAGTGAGGTCCATCAGCACTACCACCAATATCGATAGGTGTATCCTCGGGGTCTAATCTCATCGGCGTCCCTTCGATCTCACCCCACGTTATAAACGGCGATTCATCAAGACCAGGTGCAGGAGACGGCGTTCTAACAAAACTATACCCATTACCCGCTCTTTTATCCGACTCCACATAGAAAGGATTCGGCGTTTTCCTCAGATCATCAAGATCATACCTCTTAGACTTGTCTCTATCCCTAACCTGCATAGGTGAAGAGCCCGCGATAGGAGTGTAGAGAATCTCAACAGAACCATCTTCCCTCGGCCTAGAATCAATCGTCTTCCCTTGAAAACGAGTGTTCCCTTTCGCAATCTCTTTCGTCAACCCAGCTAACCTCACAGCCCTCTCCTCTTCAGTTAATGCCGCCTCGCCGCGGTCAGCCGGATGGTACATGAGGAGATTCTTCGGTGTGTATTTCCATCCTTCTAAAGTACTCGGCGGCTGATAAGACGTACCGTAACCGTCAGTGATCCTATCTCTCTTCAAATCAACATCCTTATTCTCACCTTCAAGGAGATAGTTATACTTCTCCTTCTTCCTCTTATTAACCTTCTCAAGAATCTTGGAAAAGCTATCGTTATCCTCGCTAGTGTACCTCCTAAAGAACTCATCTAACGACATGTTAACATCTACATCTTCAACACCATCATCGGCAACCACTACTTCTACTTCTTCTCTAGGGGTTTTACCATCAAACTCATCTAAAGGAGTGAAGTTTCTCAAGAAAGTAGATCCAGGAGTCTGAGTCTGAGTCTTACCCACCGTGTCCCCACCGTTATGATTCGCCTTCTTCCCACGCCTCTCGATGATCTTCAGCTGAGCGTCTCGGATCTGGACCGGGTCACGGGTTTTAACCGCCTGGATCCAGTCGAGCCGGTCTTTGAGCTTCGTTATATCCGGAAAGTAGTCTCGCTCGATGATCTTCTCGATCGCTTCGACGTAAGCGTCCTCGTCGAGGACTCTCATCCGCTTTCTAGGCGTGATCTCCGAGGAGGAGGAGGAGGAGGAGATGCGAGGGGTCGATCGGAGACCATCGTCGGCGTTAGAAGACGGCGTCGGAGAAGATAGATGACGTGGAGAGTGGCCAGGCGATAGAAACATCTCGAATCGGGAAACAAACGTATCGGAGAATAGGAGAATTAGGGTTAACCCGATGATTGCAGATGAATGCGTCGGCGAGGATTCCTTATCAATTCGTTTTCACGCGTTTAGCTTCTCTAGTATTTACAATTTTGCCCCATATATTATGATTTCTTCAACTACTAACCATGTAAGTAGGAACAATCGTATTTACAACCGGATTAGGATCTATTTTGTTACAAGGCATGTCGGGTCTTCGGGTCGGGTTCGGATCAGTTCCTTTCGGGTCTAGAAAATTCTTACCCAATAGGTATTTAAAAGTTTTTCGGTTCGGGTCGGTTCCTATCGGATCTGGATCGGTTCGGGTCTAAAAATAAAAAACATGCAAAAAACTGTTAATTTCGGGTCACATCAGGTTCTGGTTCGGGTACATGGTTTTTGGGTTTTTTTGGGTTCGGTTCGATGAGTTTCGGGTATTTTTCATTAGTGCGGATAAAATTTAACCTGAAATCATAGCATAAATCATATGAAGTTTAGAAAATTGAAAACAACATCCAAACAACAACTTCGTCAAGTCTTCTCCCAGTTTCTTTGCTTACCGCCTTCCACAACTCGTCTCCATTTCACATGGCTATTAACAAAATTACAATCAAGCCGATAATCAGAACAAATAAGTCAAAGTCACTAACTTCATAGTTCAGACTAACACAAGGTCAGATTCAGACCAAGTCACTAAGACACTAACCTCATTCTTTCCTGATTTTGAAGCACTTCCACCATCAGTTTCTTTGCGTTTACGAGAAATTGGAGTCCTAATTTCATCAGAACTTTCATCAGAATCACCATCTTCAACATGCATTGGTTCATCGTCATCCCTTCCAACTAGATTCTCACAAGAAGCCATCTACATTGACGAAAAAACAGAATAAAAAAATGAATGTTTGAAACCACACATACTAAATTAAACAATATTTAAACGTATGATCTATTTACTTAAACTTTGATAAAAAAAAATTATCATCGCAAGTCGCAAACGTAAAGCAACAAAACAAAATTCAAGTCGCAAAGAATTAAAATTATATGATTCAAAATTATTAGTGATGGGACTAACTCATACCCAAAAGCTAACTTTAAGAATGTAGGATTGCCCATACACTTATATATTGTCCAAGAATCACTTATCTAAGCGATGTGGGACATCTAATAGCCCCTCTCGAGATGTGGGTGGGAAACGATCCAATGAAAACAGCCCAAGCCCAACTTCTCGGACATACCACAGCATATGGACCACTTGTACAGGCTACATAATATGTAAGAAACTGTTTACGTGGGAAATCATATGTTGAGCTTTCACCATGGACTCTGATATCATATTAGTGATGGACCTAACTCACACCCAAAAGCTAACTCAAGAGTGTAGGATTGCACGTACACTTGTATATTGCCCGAGAATCACTTATCTAAGCGATGTGGGACATCTAATAAAAATTAAGTTGAACAATGAACCAAAGTCAAGTCACAAAACAACAAAACAAAATTCAATAATCAAAAGAATCAAACAATCGTAACTTAGTTATCAAGTGAAATAGTGAATCATCAAGCAAGACAGCAAGTGGAGATTTCCACAGAATTAAGAAACAAGGATTTAGATTACGGAATTACCACAGAGTGATTTCGAGAAGTCTCAGGAAGTGGAGAAGAAGAAATTAGATGAGTATGATTTAGGGTTTCCAGTTTGATTGATTAAATATTTTTGCCTTTTCGGTTTTGTTCAAGA
This sequence is a window from Brassica oleracea var. oleracea cultivar TO1000 chromosome C1, BOL, whole genome shotgun sequence. Protein-coding genes within it:
- the LOC106325348 gene encoding heterogeneous nuclear ribonucleoprotein 1-like isoform X1, whose protein sequence is MQSDNGKLFIGGISWDTNEERLKEYFSSFGEVIEAVILKDRTTGRARGFGFVVFADPAVAEIVITEKHSIDGRLVEAKKAVPRDDQNTVRSNSSSIQGSPGGPGARTRKIFVGGLPSSVTESDFKTYFEQFGTPTDVVVMYDHNTQRPRGFGFITYDSEEAVEKVLLKTFHELNGKMVEVKRAVPKELSPSPARSPLGAGYSYGVSRVNNLLNGYAQGFSPGAVGGYGLRMDGRFSPVGAGRTGFANFGSGYGMNVNFDQGLPTGFTGGNSFNGNVDYGRGMSPYYIGNANRFGPGGGYEGGNGGGGGNSSFFSSVTRNLWGNNGGLNSNSNTYMGGSTSGNNTLSGPFGNWGAPGGGGGNNGVGNESVKFGYGGNGESGFGLGTRNIGPSKAAPSSSFSSASVANNAGYDGAGLAEFYGNGAVYSDPTWRSSAPETEGPASFSYGIGGGGGGPSSDVSARSSSPGYVGSYKRQSNRGEPSR
- the LOC106325348 gene encoding heterogeneous nuclear ribonucleoprotein 1-like isoform X2, yielding MQSDNGKLFIGGISWDTNEERLKEYFSSFGEVIEAVILKDRTTGRARGFGFVVFADPAVAEIVITEKHSIDGRLVEAKKAVPRDDQNTVRSNSSSIQGSPGGPGARTRKIFVGGLPSSVTESDFKTYFEQFGTPTDVVVMYDHNTQRPRGFGFITYDSEEAVEKVLLKTFHELNGKMVEVKRAVPKELSPSPARSPLGAGYSYGVSRVNNLLNGYAQGFSPGAVGGYGLRMDGRFSPVGAGRTGFANFGSGYGMNVNFDQGLPTGFTGGNSFNGNVDYGRGMSPYYIGNANRFGPGGGYEGGNGGGGGNSSFFSSVTRNLWGNNGGLNSNSNTYMGGSTSGNNTLSGPFGNWGAPGGGGGNNGVGNESVKFGYGGNGESGFGLGTRNIGPSKAAPSSSFSSASVANNAGYDGAGLAEFYGNGAVYSDPTWRSSAPETEGPASFSYGIGGGGGGPSSDVSARSSSPGYVGSYKRQSNRGIAT
- the LOC106325503 gene encoding thymidine kinase-like, giving the protein MATLDSDISRDVISDQEHHGSGAIHVIMGPMFSGKSTSLLRRIKSEINTGRSVAMVKSSKDTRYAKDSVVTHDGIGFPCWALPDLMSFPEIFGHDAYAKLDVIGIDEAQFFGDLYEFCCKVADDDGKTVIVAGLDGDYLRRSFGAVLDIIPLVDSVTKLTARCEVCGQKAFFTLRKTCDTRTELIGGADVYMPVCRNHYVNNNQVVIKASKEVLDSAKERSESCVETVAAMI
- the LOC106325256 gene encoding protein DGCR14-like — its product is MFLSPGHSPRHLSSPTPSSNADDGLRSTPRISSSSSSSEITPRKRMRVLDEDAYVEAIEKIIERDYFPDITKLKDRLDWIQAVKTRDPVQIRDAQLKIIERRGKKANHNGGDTVGKTQTQTPGSTFLRNFTPLDEFDGKTPREEVEVVVADDGVEDVDVNMSLDEFFRRYTSEDNDSFSKILEKVNKRKKEKYNYLLEGENKDVDLKRDRITDGYGTSYQPPSTLEGWKYTPKNLLMYHPADRGEAALTEEERAVRLAGLTKEIAKGNTRFQGKTIDSRPREDGSVEILYTPIAGSSPMQVRDRDKSKRYDLDDLRKTPNPFYVESDKRAGNGYSFVRTPSPAPGLDESPFITWGEIEGTPMRLDPEDTPIDIGGSADGPHYNIPSAPARDVTAHSLSRDASRKLRERSNSMFKKPPLPSPHHRSGSASPNVRTLSPAAQKFYRRAIGKSSSTVDESLRASYRGASPGGVTPKSVRSASRFGKDRLTSGSRSP